The proteins below come from a single Carboxydothermus pertinax genomic window:
- the cas6 gene encoding CRISPR-associated endoribonuclease Cas6, translating to MGQLRAQIKFEVRSKALLPYNYQHALTALIYRGLGVESAKLATFLHDIGFRREKKTFKFFTFSPLSFANYKTTKEGIIVFPGTASFTVSSPLPEFTDYLASGLWAKRSFKIFALPVIISEIIPLPLRRFTEEEIFTLKSPLVLAVKSQEKTTPIYLTYLEDKALYREKLLNNLKNKYLVYYGREPRIDYFDFAFDEKHFQNKLPTRLITYKDQKIRGLCAPFKIKANPELISLGYYAGFGEKNSMGFGFVE from the coding sequence TTGGGGCAATTGCGGGCTCAGATAAAATTTGAGGTTAGAAGTAAGGCCTTACTACCTTATAATTATCAACACGCTTTGACAGCCCTAATCTACCGGGGTTTAGGAGTAGAGTCGGCAAAACTTGCTACTTTTCTCCATGATATTGGTTTTCGTAGAGAAAAGAAAACTTTTAAGTTTTTTACTTTTTCTCCGCTTTCTTTTGCCAATTATAAAACTACCAAAGAAGGAATTATCGTTTTCCCCGGTACGGCAAGTTTTACCGTATCTTCTCCTCTGCCGGAGTTTACCGATTATTTAGCCTCGGGTCTTTGGGCAAAAAGAAGCTTTAAAATCTTTGCCTTACCGGTGATTATTAGCGAAATAATTCCTCTTCCTCTAAGAAGATTTACCGAGGAAGAGATATTTACTTTGAAATCACCATTGGTTTTGGCGGTAAAAAGTCAGGAGAAAACCACTCCTATTTACCTAACCTACCTTGAAGACAAAGCTTTGTACAGGGAAAAGCTCTTAAACAACCTTAAAAACAAGTACCTGGTGTACTACGGCCGCGAGCCCCGGATAGATTATTTCGATTTTGCCTTCGATGAAAAACATTTTCAAAATAAACTTCCTACCCGCTTAATAACTTATAAAGACCAGAAAATCCGTGGACTTTGTGCCCCTTTTAAAATTAAAGCTAATCCCGAGTTAATTAGTCTTGGCTATTATGCAGGCTTTGGGGAAAAAAACAGTATGGGCTTTGGTTTTGTGGAGTAA
- the cas2 gene encoding CRISPR-associated endonuclease Cas2: MFVILVYDVNQKRVAKVLKTARKYLYWVQNSVLEGEITEANFRRLKGELSRIINQDEDSVLFYIFGSMKYSSRELLGIKKGGETNML; encoded by the coding sequence TTGTTTGTCATTCTGGTTTATGACGTAAATCAAAAACGAGTTGCCAAAGTCTTAAAAACGGCTCGAAAATATCTTTACTGGGTGCAGAACTCGGTATTGGAAGGAGAAATTACCGAAGCAAATTTTCGCCGGTTAAAAGGAGAGCTTTCGAGGATAATTAATCAAGATGAGGATTCAGTGCTGTTTTATATTTTTGGTTCCATGAAATATTCTTCCCGGGAGCTTTTGGGTATAAAGAAGGGAGGTGAAACCAATATGCTTTAA
- the cas5b gene encoding type I-B CRISPR-associated protein Cas5b, translated as MRKVIVFEIRGPAAHFRKFYTNSSSLSYAFPARTTLAGIVAAVLGLPKDSYYRLLTGKEAHYAVRLITPVRKIMQTVKFVRTKTIKEVNGSGGPTMIPTEIILPVRGRELIYRVYFYHDDLSFQEELAKQLALGPKFPVYLGRSEFLAKIDFLGVFSGTALETNFVDTVVNLELLKDEELLFSTLHGEDLRYLKEKMPFSFNSDRSIAATASVVYEVGGNRVGGNFNVPAFKIESLGDVVLFMEPGGI; from the coding sequence ATGCGGAAAGTAATAGTTTTTGAAATTCGCGGTCCTGCAGCCCACTTCCGCAAGTTTTATACCAATTCTTCTTCCTTAAGCTATGCTTTTCCCGCAAGAACTACGCTGGCGGGAATTGTTGCGGCGGTGCTGGGGCTACCTAAAGACAGTTATTACAGGCTTTTAACCGGAAAGGAAGCTCACTATGCCGTGCGATTGATAACGCCGGTCCGGAAAATAATGCAGACGGTAAAATTTGTTCGGACAAAAACAATTAAAGAAGTAAATGGCTCCGGCGGGCCGACGATGATTCCCACTGAAATTATTCTGCCGGTGCGGGGAAGAGAACTTATTTACCGGGTATATTTTTACCATGATGACCTGAGTTTTCAGGAGGAATTGGCAAAACAACTTGCTCTGGGACCAAAATTTCCCGTTTATTTAGGGCGAAGCGAATTTTTAGCAAAAATTGATTTTCTGGGAGTCTTTTCGGGGACAGCTTTAGAAACAAATTTTGTTGATACCGTCGTGAATCTTGAGCTTTTAAAGGACGAAGAGCTTTTATTTTCTACGCTTCATGGCGAAGATTTAAGGTATTTAAAGGAAAAAATGCCCTTTTCCTTTAATTCCGACCGGTCCATAGCGGCTACCGCTTCGGTGGTTTATGAAGTTGGCGGCAACAGGGTAGGCGGTAATTTTAATGTGCCGGCTTTTAAGATTGAATCTTTAGGAGATGTTGTCTTATTTATGGAGCCAGGGGGGATTTGA
- a CDS encoding CRISPR-associated helicase/endonuclease Cas3, whose protein sequence is MVYYSHFDIDIKKLLKNHLQEVTESMVKKFQSLPGLDREAFLKSLKAAGLGHDFGKYTSYFQDHLVNKKAVGPLSHHAFLSAVWASAQFLNENFEGSYQYLALLIFLAVLRHHGNLDHPLNNLASKRALRENAVYNENLKNKLEVLKVQLEDLLLNPEIDRENQELWQKHGFKYLPLGEFTRNYQDYLGRLYTLYQDLTEEEEEVRFLFYFATLYLYSLLIDSDKKSAAGISEELGRKELSFALVEEYQKELSQRAEKSYVNTLRQNLFAKVISNVEKHFKGKIFSLTAPTGSGKTLAGLGAAFKLRELIAQEKGYTPRIIYALPFTSIIDQNFEVIKKILETKVTDFQENESLYLIKHHHLADLSFRVEKEEIEVEKALLFTESWDSEIIVTTFVQLFHTFFGFKNRLLKKFHKLSGSIILLDEVQNIPFEYWGAVREIFLQAAKLLDCKVILMTATKPLIFSPEECIELAGTEEEIAEMFGVLNRVKLSYLPERMTIAEFVRSFQEKFSKDKSYLIVVNTIKSSIELYRKIKELDLGIPLFYLSTNITPRERSQRLLAIKQLNQQNKPFILVSTQVVEAGVDLDASCVIRDAGPLDSVIQVAGRCNRSGQKNLGEVFLVNLITDEGQDFATRIYGPVLLKQTRELLEEAREIEEKAFGNLIGGYFLKITAEKLLSDSQGKKTLEAILNLSFADAPDGSPVISDFKLITEIPFYVDVFVELDEEAKFIWEEYKKGVIQENDDQKRRTNYLKLKTKLAQYIISVPGLEKNQSNIRGLEQVGSFFRLPLEYLEDYYSLETGFKRVTLGREEFEIL, encoded by the coding sequence ATGGTCTATTACTCTCACTTTGATATTGATATAAAAAAGCTCTTAAAAAACCATCTGCAGGAAGTAACGGAAAGTATGGTGAAAAAATTTCAAAGCCTTCCGGGTTTAGACCGGGAGGCTTTTTTAAAAAGCCTTAAAGCGGCAGGGCTTGGCCATGATTTTGGCAAATATACCTCGTACTTTCAGGACCATCTGGTAAATAAAAAAGCGGTGGGACCTTTATCACACCATGCTTTTTTATCGGCGGTGTGGGCTTCGGCTCAGTTTCTTAATGAAAACTTTGAAGGGTCTTACCAGTACCTTGCCTTATTAATTTTTTTAGCTGTTTTACGGCATCACGGCAATCTTGATCACCCTTTAAATAATCTTGCTTCCAAAAGAGCTTTGCGGGAAAATGCTGTCTACAACGAAAATTTAAAAAATAAACTGGAAGTTTTAAAGGTGCAGTTAGAGGACCTTTTATTAAACCCTGAAATCGACCGGGAAAATCAAGAGCTCTGGCAAAAACACGGATTTAAATATTTGCCTCTTGGGGAATTTACCCGAAATTATCAGGATTATCTTGGCCGGCTTTATACGTTATATCAGGATTTGACCGAGGAGGAGGAAGAAGTTAGATTTCTTTTTTACTTTGCAACGCTATACCTTTACTCATTATTAATAGACTCGGATAAAAAAAGCGCGGCGGGGATTTCAGAAGAGCTTGGGCGCAAGGAACTTTCTTTTGCCTTAGTGGAGGAGTATCAAAAAGAACTTTCCCAAAGAGCGGAAAAAAGTTATGTAAATACTTTAAGGCAAAATTTATTCGCGAAAGTTATAAGTAATGTGGAAAAGCATTTTAAAGGGAAGATATTTTCCTTAACTGCACCGACCGGAAGTGGAAAAACTTTGGCAGGTTTAGGGGCAGCTTTTAAGCTTCGAGAGCTTATCGCCCAGGAAAAAGGGTATACGCCAAGGATTATCTACGCTCTGCCTTTCACCTCAATTATTGACCAGAACTTTGAGGTAATTAAAAAGATTTTAGAAACTAAAGTTACGGATTTTCAAGAAAATGAAAGCCTGTATCTTATAAAGCACCATCATTTAGCGGATCTTTCTTTTCGGGTGGAAAAGGAAGAAATTGAAGTGGAAAAAGCTCTTTTATTTACCGAAAGCTGGGATAGTGAAATTATTGTGACAACTTTTGTCCAGCTCTTTCATACTTTTTTTGGTTTTAAAAATCGGCTTCTTAAAAAATTTCATAAACTTTCCGGAAGCATTATTTTACTGGATGAAGTACAGAACATTCCTTTTGAATACTGGGGTGCTGTGCGGGAGATATTTTTGCAAGCTGCGAAATTACTAGACTGTAAAGTAATTTTAATGACCGCAACGAAACCCTTAATTTTTTCGCCGGAAGAATGCATTGAACTGGCAGGGACAGAAGAAGAAATTGCCGAAATGTTTGGGGTATTAAATCGGGTAAAGCTTTCTTATTTGCCGGAAAGAATGACAATAGCTGAATTTGTCCGAAGTTTTCAGGAAAAATTTAGTAAAGATAAGTCCTATCTTATTGTAGTAAATACAATAAAGTCTTCCATTGAGCTTTACCGGAAAATAAAAGAACTGGATTTAGGGATTCCCTTATTTTATCTTTCAACCAATATCACTCCCAGGGAACGCAGCCAGAGGCTTTTGGCAATAAAGCAATTAAACCAGCAAAATAAACCTTTTATTTTAGTCTCCACCCAGGTAGTGGAAGCGGGAGTGGATTTGGATGCAAGCTGTGTAATCCGGGATGCTGGGCCTTTGGATTCGGTTATTCAAGTGGCCGGGAGATGTAACCGTAGTGGCCAAAAAAACCTGGGAGAAGTTTTTCTGGTGAACCTGATTACCGACGAAGGGCAAGATTTTGCTACCCGGATTTACGGTCCGGTTCTTTTAAAGCAAACCCGGGAATTATTGGAAGAAGCCCGGGAAATCGAGGAAAAGGCCTTTGGGAATTTAATTGGTGGGTATTTTTTAAAGATTACCGCAGAAAAGCTTTTATCCGACAGTCAGGGAAAGAAAACATTAGAAGCAATTTTAAATCTTTCCTTTGCCGATGCCCCCGACGGCAGCCCGGTGATAAGTGATTTTAAACTAATTACGGAAATCCCTTTTTATGTGGATGTCTTTGTGGAGCTCGATGAAGAAGCCAAATTTATCTGGGAAGAGTACAAAAAAGGTGTAATCCAGGAAAATGATGACCAAAAACGGCGGACAAACTATTTAAAACTAAAAACAAAACTTGCCCAGTATATTATTTCCGTCCCGGGTTTGGAAAAAAATCAAAGCAACATCCGGGGATTGGAACAGGTAGGTTCGTTTTTCCGGCTACCATTAGAATACCTTGAAGATTATTACTCTTTGGAAACCGGGTTTAAACGGGTAACCCTGGGGCGGGAAGAATTTGAAATATTATAG
- the cas7b gene encoding type I-B CRISPR-associated protein Cas7/Csh2, with protein MGELIKTNSEILFLYDAKLTNPNGDPDDENRPRMDYETKTNLVSDVRLKRYVRDYLQEKGHEIFVAKVEGETVNATERLEKLLGKTSKNISKDDVPVLLEKLVDVRLFGATMPIKSEDGGSSLTFTGPVQFNWGYSLNKVELVESNTITSRFSSTSGNEQGTMGKDYRLYYSLIAFHGIVAAHRAKFTMLDDETLALLDEALVKAIPLFATRSKIGQYPRLYLRVEYGDDMTYLGDFRSFLEVNPKEGLRDITDYSLEAGKLVDLLAENSPKISKILLYFDPNLKTAYHGEAKNFAQLLAEKLGDSKVSILNY; from the coding sequence ATGGGTGAGTTAATAAAAACAAATAGCGAAATTTTGTTTCTCTACGATGCCAAGCTTACCAATCCCAACGGTGATCCCGATGATGAAAATCGGCCGCGGATGGATTATGAAACTAAAACCAATCTCGTCTCCGATGTCCGGCTAAAGCGTTATGTGCGGGATTACTTACAGGAAAAAGGGCATGAAATTTTTGTGGCCAAAGTTGAAGGAGAAACGGTAAACGCCACCGAGAGACTGGAAAAATTGCTTGGTAAAACAAGTAAAAACATAAGTAAAGACGATGTGCCTGTGTTATTAGAAAAACTTGTCGATGTTCGCCTTTTTGGGGCTACTATGCCCATTAAAAGCGAAGACGGCGGAAGTTCATTAACCTTTACCGGTCCGGTCCAGTTTAACTGGGGTTATTCTTTAAACAAAGTAGAGTTAGTGGAATCAAACACTATAACTTCTCGCTTCAGCAGTACAAGCGGCAATGAACAGGGTACTATGGGTAAAGACTACCGCCTTTATTACTCTTTAATTGCTTTTCATGGGATTGTCGCAGCGCACCGGGCCAAATTTACCATGTTAGATGATGAGACCCTGGCGTTACTGGATGAGGCCCTTGTTAAAGCCATCCCCCTGTTTGCTACCCGGAGCAAAATCGGCCAGTATCCAAGGTTGTATCTTCGGGTGGAGTATGGAGATGATATGACTTATCTGGGGGATTTTAGAAGCTTTCTTGAAGTAAATCCAAAAGAAGGTTTGCGGGATATAACCGATTACTCTCTGGAAGCGGGGAAACTTGTGGATTTATTAGCCGAAAATAGTCCAAAGATTAGTAAGATTCTACTATATTTTGACCCTAATCTAAAAACCGCCTATCACGGGGAAGCAAAGAATTTTGCCCAATTACTTGCGGAAAAGCTGGGGGATTCTAAGGTAAGTATTCTAAATTATTAA
- the cas8b gene encoding type I-B CRISPR-associated protein Cas8b/Csh1 — translation MLEAVREVGRLATEHASGGFLENLCLEIAEDQGGKKQHVVIIDFATDNNSLKLTPKEITAGVTEREYLWVGNADGSSSPQWYLTTNNLSFLVSQTLPNLLEVLPEGSKLARNVQKVLDFYFFDTGVKDGAENRYRYILNLEMLPGYKGSKLLDLIKENPKGKNLAQAVAKEFSKWIKEQTGLSEKEIALYTIYFDGQKGVDYREYQEKVETAKVFDIFAGEEGVCHACGNFGPITSDTTKLKFKYYITDKVGYASNHDKKNFYKNYSLCPDCYKKLLIAESFIQNKLNNRIGNLNLFIIPGFLFPVNLKKQQFQKWMDFTNNSFNNLKGYSEIAGYEEMVRDYFENREIYNQLIFNFLFYQKNKAEFKVLKLIKDIPPSRILKILQLFQKVNEVFKKHFPQLLPELSLNLNRIYYQIPQQKGKNSVEYRKFLDLLESIFTGHPVEKSFILRQHIELFKIFAFTKEGFNVSPGSEKYKEIELAKACLRANLLNLFLQELEILPKEVEAVELELDLKAEDLEYIREMGYTPQQAALFLLGVLVGEIASAQHQSNLNKAILNKLTYQGMSLRRIISFANEVHQKLFQYKKLNASTEKVYNSMKKLLDREIPRWKLTDQENVFYLLSGYSYLTGKILSRAKNEKLEMEGM, via the coding sequence GTGTTAGAAGCGGTGCGGGAAGTGGGGAGACTTGCTACAGAACACGCTTCGGGGGGATTTTTGGAAAACCTTTGCTTGGAAATTGCTGAAGACCAGGGGGGTAAAAAGCAGCACGTAGTAATAATTGATTTTGCCACAGATAATAATTCTTTAAAGCTAACCCCCAAGGAAATTACTGCGGGAGTGACGGAAAGAGAATATCTCTGGGTAGGAAATGCCGACGGTAGCAGTAGTCCCCAGTGGTATTTAACGACCAATAATCTTTCCTTTTTAGTTTCCCAAACGCTTCCTAATTTACTGGAGGTTTTACCCGAGGGGTCGAAGTTAGCCCGAAATGTGCAAAAAGTTTTAGACTTTTACTTTTTTGACACCGGCGTAAAGGATGGGGCCGAAAACCGCTATCGCTACATTTTAAACCTGGAGATGCTGCCAGGATACAAAGGCAGCAAATTACTTGACTTAATCAAAGAAAATCCTAAAGGTAAAAATTTAGCCCAGGCGGTAGCTAAAGAATTTAGTAAATGGATTAAGGAACAGACTGGCCTAAGTGAAAAAGAAATAGCTCTATATACCATTTATTTTGACGGGCAAAAAGGGGTAGATTACCGGGAATACCAGGAAAAAGTGGAAACAGCAAAAGTTTTTGATATTTTTGCCGGGGAAGAGGGGGTATGCCACGCTTGTGGAAATTTTGGTCCAATAACCTCCGATACTACTAAATTAAAATTTAAATACTATATCACCGATAAAGTAGGTTATGCCAGCAATCACGATAAGAAGAACTTCTATAAAAACTATTCACTGTGTCCTGATTGCTATAAAAAACTATTGATTGCTGAAAGCTTTATTCAAAATAAATTAAATAACCGCATTGGGAATTTAAACCTGTTCATCATTCCGGGTTTTCTTTTTCCGGTAAATTTAAAAAAGCAGCAATTTCAAAAATGGATGGATTTTACCAATAATAGTTTTAACAACCTTAAAGGTTATAGTGAAATTGCCGGGTACGAAGAAATGGTTAGGGACTATTTTGAAAACCGGGAAATTTATAATCAGCTAATTTTTAATTTCTTGTTTTACCAAAAAAATAAAGCGGAATTTAAAGTGCTAAAACTTATTAAAGACATACCCCCCAGTCGTATTCTTAAAATCCTACAGCTTTTTCAGAAAGTAAATGAAGTTTTTAAAAAACACTTTCCCCAGCTCCTGCCGGAGCTTTCTTTAAACCTAAACCGCATTTACTACCAGATTCCTCAGCAAAAAGGCAAAAACAGTGTTGAGTACCGGAAATTTTTAGACTTACTTGAGTCCATTTTTACCGGACACCCGGTGGAAAAAAGCTTTATCCTTCGCCAGCATATTGAACTTTTTAAAATTTTTGCTTTTACCAAAGAAGGTTTTAATGTCAGTCCGGGAAGTGAAAAGTATAAGGAAATTGAACTGGCCAAAGCTTGCCTTCGGGCTAACCTTTTAAATTTATTTTTACAGGAACTTGAAATCCTGCCAAAGGAGGTGGAGGCGGTGGAATTAGAGTTGGACTTAAAAGCTGAAGATTTAGAGTACATTCGGGAAATGGGCTATACACCCCAGCAGGCGGCTCTGTTCCTTCTGGGAGTGCTGGTGGGGGAAATAGCTTCTGCCCAGCATCAAAGTAATCTCAATAAAGCCATTTTAAATAAACTGACTTATCAGGGGATGAGTCTGCGCCGGATTATTTCTTTTGCCAATGAAGTACACCAGAAATTATTCCAGTACAAAAAATTAAACGCCAGTACCGAGAAAGTCTACAACAGTATGAAAAAGCTTTTAGACCGGGAAATACCAAGGTGGAAGTTAACTGACCAGGAAAATGTGTTTTATCTTTTATCCGGCTACAGCTATCTTACCGGGAAAATCTTATCCCGGGCCAAAAATGAAAAATTAGAAATGGAGGGAATGTAA
- the cas4 gene encoding CRISPR-associated protein Cas4 — translation MSEISIGGTLIWYYYICPRQVWFMGRKITPDEDNELLDLGRVIHAQSKKAGVKELELGGSKIDLISREDGELLVYEIKKSSKFKEASKMQLLYYLLEFKRRGVEIAGELSYPEEKKREKVRLTPEDEAKLLASEKEILRIIYQETPPPYQKTPFCKKCAYLEFCVA, via the coding sequence ATGAGTGAAATCAGTATTGGCGGGACTTTAATCTGGTATTACTACATTTGTCCCAGGCAGGTCTGGTTTATGGGGCGGAAGATTACACCGGACGAAGACAATGAGCTTTTGGATTTAGGCCGGGTGATTCATGCCCAGAGCAAGAAAGCGGGGGTAAAGGAACTGGAGCTTGGAGGTAGTAAGATTGACCTTATTAGCCGGGAAGACGGGGAGCTTTTGGTTTATGAAATAAAGAAAAGCTCGAAGTTTAAAGAAGCATCCAAAATGCAGCTTTTGTATTACTTACTGGAATTTAAGAGGCGGGGTGTCGAAATTGCCGGGGAGTTATCATACCCTGAAGAAAAGAAGCGCGAAAAGGTAAGATTAACTCCTGAAGATGAAGCAAAGCTTTTGGCTTCGGAAAAAGAGATATTAAGGATTATTTATCAAGAGACGCCCCCGCCGTACCAAAAAACTCCCTTTTGTAAAAAATGTGCTTACCTTGAGTTTTGTGTAGCATAG
- the cas1b gene encoding type I-B CRISPR-associated endonuclease Cas1b, translating to MRKAIYLFSDGKLQRKGNTLYFESEGLKKYLPVEDVGEIFVFGEVEFNRKLVEFLSQNEIILHYFNHYGYYMGTFYPREHYNSGYMILKQAEHFSEQGKRIFLGRAIVKGSARNILQVLKYYAQRGKEVESNVKLVESFLNKVAEAKEPNELLGLEGNIREAYYQVFDVILQDKTFLYEKRTRRPPQNYLNTLISFGNSLLYSAVLSEIYKTHLDPRIGFLHATNFRSFTLNLDIAEIFKPIIVDRTIFSLIGRKEIKKEHFEKGLEGFALTTEGKKLFITEFEEKLKTTIKHPELKRDVSYRFLIRLELYKLEKHLLGEKPFEPFVSRW from the coding sequence ATGCGTAAAGCAATCTACCTTTTTTCTGATGGAAAATTGCAACGAAAAGGAAATACCCTTTATTTTGAAAGTGAAGGATTGAAAAAGTATCTGCCGGTGGAAGATGTGGGAGAAATTTTTGTTTTTGGTGAAGTAGAATTTAATCGGAAACTGGTGGAATTTTTATCCCAGAACGAAATAATCCTCCATTATTTTAATCATTACGGTTACTACATGGGAACTTTTTATCCCCGGGAGCATTATAATTCGGGCTACATGATTTTAAAACAAGCGGAGCATTTTTCCGAGCAAGGTAAAAGAATATTCTTAGGACGGGCAATAGTAAAAGGGAGTGCTCGCAATATTTTGCAGGTATTGAAGTATTATGCCCAGCGGGGAAAAGAGGTAGAAAGTAACGTTAAGTTAGTTGAGAGCTTTCTAAATAAGGTAGCAGAGGCAAAAGAGCCCAATGAGCTTTTAGGCCTGGAGGGAAATATCCGGGAAGCTTATTATCAGGTTTTTGACGTAATTTTGCAGGATAAAACTTTTTTATATGAAAAAAGAACCCGTCGGCCTCCCCAAAATTATTTAAATACTTTAATAAGTTTTGGTAATTCGTTACTTTATTCTGCTGTCCTTAGTGAAATTTATAAAACCCATTTGGATCCGCGGATTGGCTTTTTACATGCTACCAATTTTCGAAGCTTTACCTTAAATTTAGATATTGCCGAAATATTTAAGCCCATAATTGTTGATAGGACAATTTTTAGTTTAATTGGACGAAAAGAAATTAAAAAAGAGCATTTTGAAAAAGGATTAGAAGGCTTTGCTCTGACAACTGAAGGGAAAAAACTTTTTATTACCGAATTTGAAGAAAAATTGAAAACTACTATTAAACATCCCGAATTAAAAAGGGATGTGTCTTACCGTTTTTTAATTCGCCTGGAGCTGTATAAACTGGAAAAGCATTTACTGGGAGAAAAGCCCTTTGAACCTTTTGTTTCGAGGTGGTAG